A genomic window from Brevibacillus agri includes:
- a CDS encoding ABC transporter ATP-binding protein, which yields MDNRETLIEVRNLKKFFSIGDNTLKAVNDISFEIKRGETLGVVGESGCGKSTAGRTILRLYDATGGDVLFEGKSIMNLNHQEMKAMRRNMQMIFQDPYASLNPRMTVGDIIGEALDIHGLATGQKRKERIQELLSLVSLNPEHMNRFPHEFSGGQRQRIGIARALAVEPKFIVCDEPISALDVSVQAQVVNLLEQLQERMGLTYMFIAHDLSMVKYISDRVAVMYLGKMVELAESDALYEKPLHPYTQALLSAIPIPDPEVERNRERIVLQGDVPSPMNPPSGCHFRTRCPKAMPECAASVPVWKEVEPGHFAACHLYN from the coding sequence GTGGATAACCGTGAGACACTCATTGAAGTACGCAACTTGAAAAAGTTCTTTTCCATTGGCGATAATACTCTGAAAGCTGTGAATGATATCTCGTTTGAAATCAAACGGGGGGAAACTCTCGGGGTAGTAGGGGAGTCCGGCTGTGGGAAGTCCACCGCGGGTCGTACGATTCTTCGTTTATATGACGCGACTGGCGGGGACGTCCTCTTTGAAGGCAAAAGCATCATGAATTTGAATCATCAGGAAATGAAGGCCATGCGCCGCAACATGCAGATGATTTTCCAGGACCCGTACGCTTCCTTGAACCCGCGTATGACTGTTGGGGATATCATCGGCGAGGCGCTTGACATTCACGGCCTTGCTACCGGGCAAAAGCGCAAGGAACGCATCCAGGAGCTGCTTTCTTTGGTCAGCTTGAACCCTGAGCACATGAACCGCTTCCCGCACGAGTTTTCGGGCGGTCAGCGCCAACGTATCGGGATTGCCCGTGCGCTGGCTGTAGAACCTAAGTTTATTGTTTGTGACGAGCCGATTTCCGCTCTCGACGTATCCGTTCAGGCACAGGTTGTCAACCTGCTTGAGCAGCTTCAGGAAAGAATGGGCCTGACCTACATGTTCATTGCCCATGACCTGTCGATGGTGAAATACATCTCCGACCGCGTTGCCGTTATGTACCTGGGCAAAATGGTCGAGCTGGCCGAAAGCGACGCTTTGTATGAAAAACCGCTCCATCCTTATACGCAAGCCCTGTTGTCTGCGATTCCGATCCCAGACCCAGAGGTGGAGCGCAACCGCGAGCGCATCGTGCTGCAAGGTGATGTACCTAGCCCAATGAACCCGCCAAGCGGCTGTCATTTCCGCACGCGTTGCCCGAAAGCAATGCCGGAGTGCGCTGCATCTGTACCAGTATGGAAAGAAGTCGAGCCCGGACACTTCGCTGCTTGTCACTTGTACAATTAA